One window from the genome of Saimiri boliviensis isolate mSaiBol1 chromosome 2, mSaiBol1.pri, whole genome shotgun sequence encodes:
- the LOC101046390 gene encoding uncharacterized protein LOC101046390: MEKNLLAAPLLILWLHLDCVSSILNVEQSPQLLRVQEGDGTNFTCSFPSSNFYALHWYRWETAKSPKNLFVMSLNGDEKKKGRINVTLNTKEGYSYLYIKGSQSEDSATYLCAITQCYSDTCSPYANLWLVLHCYSVLTKNQVNGQQIMQIPHFQHVQEGEDFTIYCNSSSALSNLQWYKQRPGGHPVFLIKLVKSGEMMKQKRLTFRFGEARKNSSLLITTTQTTDVGTYFCTGHSASQPPAACL, from the exons ATGGAGAAGAATCTTTTGGCAGCCCCATTACTAATCCTCTGGCTTCATCTTGACT GCGTGAGCAGCATACTGAACGTGGAACAAAGTCCTCAGTTACTGCGTGTTCAGGAGGGAGACGGCACCAATTTCACCTGCAGCTTCCCTTCCAGCAATTTTTATGCCTTACACTGGTACAGATGGGAAACTGCAAAAAGCCCCAAGAACTTGTTTGTAATGAGTTTAAATGGggatgaaaagaagaaaggacgAATAAATGTCACCCTTAATACAAAGGAGGGTTACAGCTATTTGTACATCAAAGGATCCCAGTCTGAAGACTCAGCCACATACCTCTGTGCCATTACACAGTGCTATTCAGACACCTGCAGCCCATACGCAAACCTGTGGCTGGTGTTGCACTGCTACTCAGTATTGACAAAGAACC AGGTGAATGGACAACAGATAATGCAAATTCCTCATTTCCAGCATGTACAAGAAGGCGAGGACTTCACCATATACTGCAATTCCTCAAGCGCTTTAAGCAACTTACAGTGGTATAAGCAAAGGCCTGGGGGACATCCTGTCTTCTTGATAAAGTTAGTGAAGAGTGGAGAAATGATGAAGCAGAAAAGACTGACATTTCGGTTTGGAGAAGCAAGAAAGAACAGCTCCCTGCTCATCACAACCACCCAGACTACAGATGTAGGAACCTACTTCTGCACGGGGCACAGTGCTTCCCAACCACCTGCTGCCTGCCTCTAA